A window of Panicum virgatum strain AP13 chromosome 8K, P.virgatum_v5, whole genome shotgun sequence contains these coding sequences:
- the LOC120643452 gene encoding protein LURP-one-related 8-like → MPSHNSSFFSCTSNPIKTILMAKVHPNAADPEQEDHHQQEPPTVLVLTVWRKSLLFNCHGFTVFDANGDLAFRVDCYATASSRRAEVVLMDAAGKPLLTVRRRKRLSLTQHCWVIYDGDGTTARPLLSVRRHASLRSSSKTLAHVTPLGSAAAEYSYVVEGSYGRRACAVRDARGGGAAVVAEVRRKESVGDDVFRLVADPRLGAPLAMGLVIALDEMFGAGHGSARSLLPRTWSV, encoded by the coding sequence ATGCCTTCTCACAactcctccttcttctcttgCACCTCCAATCCAATCAAAACAATACTAATGGCCAAGGTTCACCCCAACGCCGCGGACCCAGAGCAGGAGGATCATCATCAGCAGGAGCCGCCCACGGTGCTGGTGCTCACCGTGTGGCGCAAGTCCCTCCTCTTCAACTGCCACGGCTTCACCGTCTTCGACGCCAACGGCGACCTCGCCTTCCGCGTCGACTGCTACGCCACCGCCTCCAGCAGGCGCGCCGAGGTCGTCCTCATGGACGCTGCCGGCAAGCCGCTCCTCACCGTCCGCCGCCGTAAGAGGCTCAGCCTCACACAACACTGCTGGGTCATCTACGACGGCGACGGCACCACAGCCAGGCCGCTCCTCTCCGTCCGCCGCCACGCCAGCCTCCGGTCGTCCAGCAAGACGCTGGCCCACGTGACGCCGCTGGGTTCTGCGGCCGCGGAGTACTCGTACGTGGTGGAGGGGTCGTACGGCCGGCGGGCCTGCGCCGTgcgcgacgcgcgcggcgggggcgccgcggTGGTGGCAGAGGTGCGCCGGAAGGAGTCAGTGGGCGACGACGTGTTCCGGCTGGTGGCGGACCCACGCCTGGgcgcgccgctcgccatggGCCTTGTCATCGCGCTGGACGAGATGTTCGGCGCCGGCCATGGCTCGGCGCGGTCCCTGCTGCCAAGGACATGGTCCGTGTAG
- the LOC120643454 gene encoding bifunctional bis(5'-adenosyl)-triphosphatase/adenylylsulfatase FHIT-like yields the protein METTYKFGPYKIDAREVFHATPLSYAMVNLRPLLPGHVLVCPKREVKRFADLSSDETCDLWVTAKEVGVRLEQYHKASSLTFAIQDGPQAGQTVPHVHIHVIPRKKGDFEKNDEIYDAIDVKEKELKEKLDLDIERKDRSMEEMAHEANEYRALFS from the exons atggAGACCACCTACAAGTTCGGGCCCTACAAGATCGATGCCAGGGAGGTCTTCCACGCCACTCCCCTCTCCTACGCCATGGTCAacctccgccccctcctccctggT CATGTTCTTGTGTGCCCCAAGCGTGAAGTGAAAAGATTTGCTGATCTAAGTTCTGATGAGACGTGTGACTTATGGGTTACTGCAAAGGAAGTCGGTGTACGTCTTGAGCAGTATCATAAAGCATCTTCACTTACCTTTGCTATTCAG GATGGTCCTCAAGCTGGCCAAACAGTTCCACATGTCCACATTCATGTCATCCCGAGGAAGAAAGGGGATTTtgagaaaaatgatgaaatataTGATGCG ATTGATGTGAAAGAGAAAGAATTGAAGGAGAAGCTTGACCTGGACATTGAGAGAAAAGATAGAAGCATGGAAGAAATGGCTCATGAGGCCAATGAGTACCGTGCTCTTTTCTCCTAG